A window of Pirellula sp. SH-Sr6A contains these coding sequences:
- a CDS encoding SdrD B-like domain-containing protein yields the protein MKSRESRTRRSVIELLESRQLFNVDPIWVGGVYVEEDGGSDLHGDSFYIQFKGGAAGTKLTKLVIDLDQGIPGFSQGDNFFDLAVGGRGADLAFPFQVVGEDGKFSNTNVHAEVSDGGMLLTLTFDNFRAGDRLLFSIDVDEVQFFTPGGTIQDFNNNVDPVSSGAEFARSKLTAYFNAPSFEDAVASTIYYSEYDNVVGPSGLNLPADNEGGFRDRTAGTATSIVQKPKPISLGGTVYVDNNLNLVQETGEQGIENVRLELFRLENGAYVSTGFTTTTDANGRYEFGTQLGLMPGTYQIRETQPNGYFSVGATPGRLNGAGSLGQTVANDRDVLTTISIPLGDSRGTELNFAEAQPVSISGFVYHDRNNDGIRGTGEAGIANIEIQIVSLESSYGTVSRTIRTGADGSYRFEGLPPGRYRVIQREQPAGYMDGKDTAGRVNSQTRGIVTTNEQITDIVLQGNESGTEYNFGELVPAQISGTVYHDANNDGIRQVGETAIGNVIVRLSGTNGSFETRTDNQGRYQFNNLPPGTYTIVEITPDGYLDGKDRVGTIAGQVVGTLDGSDTIRSIVLTSGANGIDYDFGELLPSSLSGYVYEDMDGDCVRDPGEPPIAGVKIELVDGDGTVLETTYTNSEGRYEFNNLPPGVYAIRETQPAGYSQGGTKPGSLGGDGSIQDFIRSINVPQGVEGINYNFCEFRPAALQGNVYVDLDEDCVRDPGEQPLPSVKIELLNKDGVVIATTFTDSQGNYRFEGLRPGIYTVRETQPEGYFQGGQTAPPGVALTDQPDLIREIRLVSGQTQSELDFCEVPPAAIAGYVFQDGDALQTPDGLPPASLLGIRDGLRDANDKPLAGVILELRTRTGERISSSNALPGIYDGEVLRVVTDENGYYEFRGLRPGAYHVYQMQPEGYFDGRDTAGSSFGSFAINVDDSLDPSQQTLFEQLALDTGTNPRFDAILMINLNAGDQAIENNFSEIIVTMLPPEDPPDPPAPPPETPRPNVEPPPVNGPVSLPFEYVLVMPPVVYGQPDYPIGGYVMEYSWHLSVINAGEPRGHQQSKTVSRQKVLDNAVVLNPELWTIDTMDQGRWTIVSTRANQPNRTTRDAFDVVGAKQLAGDFNGDGKDELALFKDGEWLLDINGNGVWDNGDLWASLGKKGDLPVVGDWDGDGKDDIGIYGPEWDGDDEALLYEPGLPDPENRRISKPKNIPPTDQPIRAERLMQRSKHGEPRSDVIDHVFRFGSDTDQPIAGDFNGDGIATLGVFNNGSWKLDVNGDGRFERAHDSFFEFGKPGDIAVVGDFNGDGLDEIAVVRGNDLIVDSNGNGEWDATDKVFEIEGEGENVVVGDFDGDGVDEAAFYANLPLMQEPSARTATR from the coding sequence ATGAAGTCGCGAGAAAGCAGAACACGTCGCTCGGTCATCGAGTTGCTCGAGTCGAGGCAGCTTTTCAATGTCGATCCGATTTGGGTCGGAGGGGTCTACGTCGAGGAGGATGGCGGGAGCGACTTGCACGGCGATTCCTTCTACATCCAGTTTAAGGGGGGGGCTGCCGGGACCAAACTTACGAAGCTTGTCATCGACCTGGATCAAGGCATCCCGGGGTTCTCGCAGGGAGATAATTTCTTCGATCTCGCAGTCGGAGGCCGTGGTGCGGACCTGGCGTTTCCCTTCCAAGTCGTTGGGGAAGACGGGAAGTTTTCGAATACGAATGTGCATGCGGAAGTAAGCGATGGCGGCATGCTCCTAACTCTCACTTTCGATAACTTTCGAGCGGGCGACCGCCTCCTCTTCTCCATCGATGTGGACGAAGTGCAATTCTTTACGCCAGGCGGAACGATTCAGGATTTCAATAACAATGTGGATCCCGTTAGTTCCGGTGCTGAGTTCGCACGTTCCAAACTGACCGCCTACTTCAACGCACCGTCGTTTGAGGACGCCGTAGCCTCCACTATTTACTACAGCGAATACGACAACGTAGTCGGCCCGTCCGGATTGAATTTGCCGGCTGACAACGAAGGTGGATTTCGAGATCGAACGGCTGGAACGGCGACAAGCATCGTTCAAAAGCCCAAGCCGATTTCGCTCGGGGGAACGGTTTACGTCGACAATAACCTGAACCTTGTTCAAGAGACCGGGGAGCAAGGGATCGAGAACGTCCGTCTGGAACTTTTTCGTTTGGAAAACGGGGCGTATGTTTCGACTGGTTTCACTACAACCACCGACGCCAATGGTCGCTACGAGTTTGGTACACAGCTGGGATTGATGCCGGGCACCTACCAAATCCGTGAAACGCAGCCGAACGGTTACTTCAGTGTCGGTGCAACGCCCGGTCGGCTGAATGGCGCGGGCTCTCTCGGCCAAACCGTCGCGAACGACCGAGACGTTCTCACAACCATCAGCATTCCGTTAGGCGATTCGCGAGGTACAGAACTCAACTTTGCCGAAGCCCAGCCGGTATCCATCAGCGGCTTCGTTTACCACGACCGAAACAACGATGGGATCCGCGGAACCGGTGAGGCCGGGATTGCGAATATCGAGATTCAGATCGTTTCCTTGGAAAGCTCCTATGGGACAGTTTCTCGCACCATCCGAACGGGCGCCGATGGATCCTACCGATTTGAAGGACTGCCACCCGGTCGCTACCGCGTCATCCAGCGGGAGCAACCTGCAGGCTATATGGACGGCAAGGATACCGCAGGGCGAGTGAACAGTCAGACGCGCGGAATCGTGACGACCAATGAACAGATCACGGATATCGTGCTTCAAGGGAACGAGTCCGGGACCGAATACAACTTTGGCGAGCTAGTCCCTGCGCAAATATCGGGAACGGTTTATCACGATGCGAATAACGACGGGATTCGACAAGTAGGCGAGACGGCGATCGGAAATGTTATCGTTCGGTTGTCTGGTACCAACGGATCGTTCGAGACTCGGACCGATAACCAAGGTCGATACCAGTTTAATAATCTACCGCCCGGTACCTACACCATTGTTGAAATCACACCGGATGGCTATCTCGACGGCAAGGATCGAGTGGGAACCATCGCAGGACAAGTCGTTGGAACGTTGGACGGATCGGATACCATCCGTTCTATCGTGTTGACATCGGGTGCCAACGGGATCGATTATGATTTCGGGGAGCTTCTGCCAAGCAGCTTGAGCGGTTATGTCTATGAAGACATGGACGGTGATTGTGTGCGCGATCCCGGTGAGCCGCCGATTGCGGGGGTCAAGATCGAGCTCGTCGATGGGGACGGCACCGTACTTGAAACGACCTACACGAATTCCGAGGGACGCTACGAATTCAACAATCTCCCGCCCGGCGTTTATGCAATTCGCGAAACGCAGCCCGCGGGATATTCCCAGGGGGGGACCAAGCCCGGTTCGCTCGGCGGAGATGGCTCGATTCAAGACTTCATCCGGTCTATCAATGTTCCGCAAGGTGTCGAAGGCATCAATTACAACTTCTGCGAGTTTCGCCCAGCGGCATTGCAGGGGAATGTATACGTGGATTTGGATGAGGATTGCGTCCGAGATCCTGGCGAGCAGCCGTTGCCAAGCGTGAAGATCGAACTGCTCAACAAGGACGGGGTTGTCATTGCAACTACCTTCACCGATTCGCAGGGTAACTATCGATTCGAGGGGCTTCGTCCTGGTATTTACACGGTACGAGAAACGCAACCAGAAGGATATTTTCAGGGAGGACAAACGGCTCCTCCTGGTGTTGCACTAACCGACCAGCCCGATCTGATTCGCGAGATCCGGTTGGTATCAGGGCAGACGCAATCCGAATTGGATTTTTGTGAAGTTCCTCCGGCAGCGATCGCAGGATACGTCTTCCAAGACGGCGATGCGTTGCAGACACCCGATGGTCTCCCACCAGCTTCTCTACTAGGGATCCGAGATGGGCTTCGAGATGCAAACGACAAACCTCTCGCTGGGGTGATCTTGGAGTTGCGAACGCGCACGGGAGAACGCATCTCGTCGAGCAATGCTCTTCCTGGAATCTACGACGGAGAAGTGCTTCGTGTCGTAACAGACGAGAATGGCTACTACGAGTTCCGTGGCTTGAGGCCCGGCGCTTACCACGTGTATCAAATGCAACCGGAAGGCTACTTCGATGGCCGTGATACCGCAGGATCAAGTTTCGGTAGCTTCGCGATCAACGTAGATGATAGCCTCGATCCCTCGCAGCAAACCCTCTTTGAACAGCTTGCTCTCGACACGGGAACCAATCCGCGTTTCGACGCGATTTTGATGATCAATCTCAATGCCGGGGATCAGGCGATCGAGAACAACTTCAGTGAAATCATCGTGACGATGCTTCCACCGGAAGATCCTCCCGATCCCCCTGCACCGCCACCTGAGACGCCTCGTCCCAATGTGGAGCCACCCCCTGTCAACGGACCTGTTTCGCTTCCGTTCGAATATGTGCTGGTTATGCCACCGGTCGTCTATGGTCAACCCGATTATCCGATCGGCGGATATGTCATGGAATACTCATGGCATTTGAGCGTGATCAATGCGGGAGAACCCCGCGGTCACCAACAGAGCAAGACTGTCAGCCGGCAAAAGGTATTGGACAACGCTGTCGTGTTGAATCCGGAACTTTGGACCATAGATACGATGGATCAAGGTCGATGGACCATCGTTTCCACACGAGCCAATCAACCGAACCGAACGACACGCGATGCATTCGATGTAGTTGGTGCCAAGCAGCTTGCGGGGGACTTCAACGGTGATGGAAAGGATGAGCTCGCATTGTTCAAAGATGGCGAGTGGCTGCTCGACATCAATGGCAACGGAGTCTGGGATAACGGCGATTTGTGGGCGAGCTTGGGCAAGAAAGGTGATTTACCGGTCGTTGGCGATTGGGACGGCGACGGCAAGGACGATATCGGTATCTACGGACCCGAATGGGACGGGGATGATGAAGCGTTGCTCTACGAACCCGGACTACCCGATCCTGAAAATCGACGCATCTCGAAGCCTAAGAATATTCCGCCCACCGATCAACCCATTCGGGCTGAGCGTTTGATGCAGCGAAGCAAGCACGGTGAACCACGATCGGATGTGATCGATCACGTTTTCCGATTTGGAAGCGATACCGATCAACCGATCGCCGGCGACTTCAACGGCGATGGCATCGCGACTCTGGGGGTCTTTAATAACGGATCTTGGAAGCTCGATGTCAACGGGGATGGTCGATTCGAACGAGCTCACGATTCGTTCTTCGAGTTCGGCAAGCCGGGAGATATCGCCGTCGTGGGTGACTTCAACGGCGACGGACTCGATGAAATCGCCGTGGTTCGCGGCAACGATCTGATCGTCGACAGCAACGGCAATGGTGAGTGGGACGCGACCGACAAAGTGTTCGAGATCGAAGGAGAGGGAGAGAACGTCGTCGTCGGCGATTTCGATGGTGATGGAGTCGACGAAGCCGCCTTCTATGCCAACCTTCCCTTGATGCAAGAACCGAGCGCTCGCACTGCCACCAGGTAA
- a CDS encoding DUF1501 domain-containing protein, which translates to MSDEQTAAPETSIHTTQSVLARRQLLSLASNSLAGVALASLVHREASAEPPTRSPGRTPAEASGTPHHPPRAKRVIHICCCGGYSHIDSFDYKPELTRFHGKSLATEDRPVTFFDQIGLIRKNDWGFRQRGESGLWISDLFPRLAEVADELTVIRSMVAESANHTPATFEENTGFRLNGFPVMGAWASYGLGAETDELPSYVVLPDERGYPAGGEINWSNGFLPAQHQGVTFRSKGTVLHDLHPPKHSIAPESDLASRDLLRDLNERLLDQTGPEDALLARMKSYELAAKMQVAVPVVTDLNRESVATLSMYGIGFEETDGMGRRCLMARRLLENGVRFVQLFSGGSFGSPRINWDGHEDVRENHTREAKRIDQPVAALLQDLRQRGMLDDTLVLFTTEFGRTPFTQSKSDVVGAGRDHNMLGFSVWMAGGGLKRGIAFGATDEIGWKAVEKPVHWYDFHATVLHLLGIDHTRLTYYHNGIQRRLTNVHGNVLSDILA; encoded by the coding sequence ATGTCCGATGAACAAACCGCTGCACCAGAAACATCGATCCACACCACCCAAAGCGTGCTGGCACGGCGTCAACTCCTTTCGTTAGCATCGAACTCGCTCGCAGGAGTCGCTCTCGCATCGCTCGTCCATCGGGAGGCTTCCGCGGAGCCTCCGACACGTTCCCCCGGACGGACTCCTGCCGAAGCCAGCGGCACGCCGCATCATCCGCCCCGTGCCAAGCGAGTTATTCACATTTGTTGCTGCGGTGGTTACAGTCACATTGATTCCTTCGATTACAAACCCGAGCTAACTCGGTTTCACGGGAAGTCCCTGGCTACGGAAGACCGTCCCGTAACATTTTTTGATCAGATCGGGTTGATACGGAAGAACGATTGGGGATTTCGACAACGAGGAGAAAGCGGTCTGTGGATCTCGGACTTGTTCCCACGGTTGGCAGAGGTTGCCGATGAATTGACGGTCATTCGCTCGATGGTGGCGGAGTCTGCAAACCATACGCCTGCTACCTTTGAGGAGAACACTGGCTTTCGATTGAATGGCTTCCCGGTCATGGGAGCTTGGGCCTCCTACGGACTGGGAGCCGAGACGGATGAACTCCCATCGTACGTCGTATTACCCGATGAACGAGGATACCCTGCGGGTGGAGAAATCAATTGGTCCAATGGGTTTCTTCCCGCGCAGCATCAAGGCGTTACATTCCGAAGCAAAGGGACGGTGCTTCACGATCTGCATCCTCCAAAACATTCCATTGCACCGGAGTCGGACCTTGCATCCCGCGACTTGCTTCGCGACTTGAACGAAAGACTGCTCGACCAGACGGGACCGGAAGACGCACTCCTTGCGAGAATGAAGAGCTATGAGCTCGCGGCTAAGATGCAAGTCGCAGTCCCCGTCGTGACCGATTTGAATCGCGAGTCGGTCGCGACGTTGAGCATGTACGGAATCGGTTTCGAGGAAACCGATGGTATGGGGCGGCGTTGCCTCATGGCACGAAGACTGCTCGAGAATGGAGTTCGGTTTGTTCAGTTATTCTCGGGCGGGTCGTTTGGATCCCCTCGGATCAACTGGGATGGTCATGAGGACGTTCGAGAGAATCACACACGCGAAGCAAAGCGAATCGATCAACCCGTCGCAGCGTTGCTCCAGGACTTGCGTCAGCGAGGCATGCTCGACGATACGTTGGTGCTCTTTACCACCGAGTTTGGGCGAACACCTTTCACTCAGTCCAAATCCGATGTGGTGGGGGCGGGGAGGGACCACAACATGCTCGGATTCTCGGTCTGGATGGCCGGCGGGGGACTCAAGAGAGGAATTGCTTTTGGAGCAACCGACGAGATCGGTTGGAAAGCGGTGGAGAAGCCGGTGCATTGGTACGACTTCCATGCGACCGTCCTTCATTTGCTTGGAATCGATCACACGCGGTTGACCTATTACCACAATGGTATCCAACGCCGGCTAACAAACGTGCACGGAAATGTCCTCTCAGACATCTTGGCTTAA
- a CDS encoding DUF1553 domain-containing protein has translation MECFLAGCIVWGISFVIFLAPAVAQQPPLDTAPIDIAPILREHCIGCHAGSDPQGGLDLTTRAHAEAGSDSGPVLESDSPLQSLLWQVVERDEMPPKKPLNAETKRLLKQWLSEGAIWPDVPIDPMALSNSSRAGLDWWSLQPLRSVDFTNEQFDAPTGLDFWIDRQLREKNLERSPESDRRTLLRRLHLDLTGLPPSQELLDRFLADESPDAYERVVDELLASPHYGERWGRHWLDVVRFGETNGFEYDEPRDHFWHFRNWVIRSLNQDMPYDEFVRWQLAGDALFSDPVQGAEATGFLVAGPHNTTLPAGNPLMRLAMQQDELEELVGVVGQTFLGLTVQCARCHDHKFDPISQQNYYEFAATLSGVRHGEKSLSEPLEQELVQKQEQIRTAMVAIDSEIHSLLQQTARTLLQKDGLTEGAPHPLPIPRVGWSATDLELEKDSPLKWTPHGKVTRGDGFAAFDGSGGYLASPPFELRGDSKTLTAWVQLSDLSQSGGGIVSLQTLNGSQFDALVFGERSPREWMAGSNNFVRTRAVQGEKEGSALNTPVHLAITYAPDGTIQIYRNGARYGIDYRTPEKLPTQGVPLQLLVGLRHTPPGGNRSLHGKVFQAALFDRLLTEEELRWLASDPKRAIASTEQMIAGQSIEVREQIQSLEGRRAQLQSELAKLADTKRRVFYTHTGNSVETNRIFFRGEVASPGPLVEPNGLHAVKWPGSDPSFRASKTEADRRAAVARWITDSQNGLFARVMVNRVWHYHFGSGLIPTPNDFGFQGGVPSHPDLLEHLARQFKEEGFRLKPLHRSIVLSATYRQSSKLRENAKQLDTDNRWLWRFSPKRLDAEEVRDTLLAISHRLNREVGGIGYRDTQHAFVKGTHTYTAINESEIPFLRRTVYRFSARGGRNPLLDTFDCPDPSVATPKRAETTTPLQSLALLNNPLLFSISQSIAHPPNLSPDTLDSPASVQRAIDRVYRKVLLRDPEPEERANASNFVTKHGLVPLVRVLLNSNEFLYVR, from the coding sequence ATGGAATGTTTTTTAGCGGGGTGCATCGTCTGGGGAATCTCGTTTGTGATCTTCCTCGCGCCGGCCGTCGCGCAGCAGCCCCCGCTCGACACAGCCCCAATCGATATCGCCCCAATCCTCCGGGAACACTGCATCGGCTGCCATGCGGGGAGCGATCCACAAGGTGGACTGGACTTGACCACGCGGGCCCATGCCGAAGCCGGCAGCGACTCTGGACCTGTCTTGGAGTCCGATTCCCCATTGCAGAGCCTTCTTTGGCAAGTCGTCGAACGCGATGAGATGCCACCCAAGAAGCCCTTGAACGCGGAAACGAAGCGATTGCTCAAGCAATGGCTTTCGGAGGGAGCCATCTGGCCCGACGTTCCAATCGATCCGATGGCTCTTTCGAACTCCTCGCGAGCGGGACTTGATTGGTGGTCTTTGCAACCACTCCGTTCCGTCGATTTTACGAACGAACAATTCGATGCACCGACAGGATTGGATTTCTGGATCGATCGGCAGTTGCGTGAAAAGAACCTGGAGAGATCCCCGGAATCGGATCGTCGTACGCTCCTCCGACGCCTTCATTTGGACCTGACGGGTCTCCCTCCTTCCCAAGAACTACTGGATCGATTTCTCGCCGACGAATCGCCGGACGCGTACGAGCGCGTTGTCGATGAACTGCTTGCTTCACCCCATTATGGTGAACGCTGGGGAAGGCATTGGCTCGACGTGGTGCGCTTCGGTGAAACGAATGGTTTTGAATACGATGAGCCGCGCGATCACTTTTGGCACTTTCGGAACTGGGTCATTCGATCGCTCAACCAGGACATGCCTTACGATGAATTCGTTCGATGGCAGCTCGCTGGAGATGCGCTCTTTTCAGACCCTGTCCAGGGAGCGGAAGCGACAGGTTTCTTGGTGGCCGGACCTCACAATACGACCTTACCGGCGGGAAACCCTCTCATGCGGCTCGCCATGCAACAGGATGAACTGGAGGAATTAGTCGGAGTGGTCGGCCAGACTTTTCTCGGGCTTACCGTCCAATGCGCAAGATGCCATGATCACAAATTCGACCCGATATCACAGCAGAATTACTACGAATTCGCCGCCACATTGAGTGGAGTTCGGCACGGTGAAAAGTCTCTGTCAGAGCCTCTTGAGCAAGAACTCGTACAGAAACAGGAGCAGATTCGAACTGCGATGGTTGCGATCGACTCGGAGATCCACTCCTTGCTGCAACAGACGGCTCGAACCTTGCTGCAAAAGGATGGACTAACCGAGGGAGCTCCTCACCCACTCCCCATTCCCCGAGTTGGCTGGTCCGCAACGGATCTTGAACTTGAAAAGGACTCGCCACTCAAGTGGACGCCCCACGGCAAGGTCACCAGGGGAGATGGCTTTGCAGCCTTCGATGGATCGGGCGGGTATCTGGCGAGCCCACCATTCGAGCTGCGAGGAGATTCCAAGACGCTGACCGCTTGGGTCCAACTTTCAGATCTATCCCAATCGGGCGGAGGCATCGTCTCTCTCCAAACGCTCAATGGATCGCAATTCGATGCCCTCGTGTTCGGCGAAAGATCTCCCCGAGAATGGATGGCCGGAAGCAACAACTTCGTTCGCACCCGCGCCGTTCAAGGTGAAAAAGAGGGATCCGCTCTAAACACTCCTGTGCACCTTGCGATCACCTACGCGCCCGATGGAACCATTCAAATCTATCGCAACGGCGCTCGCTACGGAATCGACTATCGCACTCCGGAAAAGCTCCCCACACAAGGAGTACCGTTGCAGCTTCTCGTCGGCTTGCGTCATACCCCACCCGGTGGAAATCGGTCGCTCCATGGGAAGGTATTCCAAGCCGCCTTGTTCGATCGCCTGCTTACTGAGGAAGAATTGAGATGGCTGGCATCAGATCCGAAGCGAGCGATTGCATCGACGGAACAAATGATCGCTGGCCAATCGATCGAAGTGAGAGAGCAGATCCAATCGCTCGAGGGACGACGCGCACAGCTTCAAAGCGAACTAGCGAAATTGGCGGATACGAAAAGGAGAGTTTTTTACACGCATACGGGTAACAGCGTGGAAACCAATCGAATCTTTTTTCGTGGCGAAGTCGCCAGCCCAGGACCTTTGGTGGAGCCGAACGGACTACACGCCGTGAAATGGCCTGGGAGCGATCCATCGTTTCGCGCTTCGAAAACGGAGGCGGACCGACGTGCGGCCGTGGCACGCTGGATCACCGACTCGCAGAATGGACTCTTCGCACGCGTCATGGTGAATCGAGTTTGGCACTATCACTTCGGAAGCGGATTGATACCCACCCCCAATGACTTCGGTTTCCAGGGAGGAGTTCCCAGCCATCCCGATCTTTTGGAACATCTCGCTCGCCAATTTAAGGAGGAGGGTTTCCGACTCAAGCCACTGCACCGTTCGATTGTCTTGTCGGCGACCTATCGTCAAAGCTCTAAGCTGCGAGAGAACGCGAAACAACTCGATACGGACAATAGATGGCTCTGGCGATTCTCCCCCAAACGGCTCGATGCCGAGGAAGTGCGCGATACCTTACTAGCGATCTCGCATCGTTTGAATCGCGAAGTGGGAGGGATTGGTTATCGGGATACGCAGCACGCGTTCGTCAAAGGCACGCATACGTATACAGCGATCAACGAATCCGAGATCCCCTTCCTACGTCGTACCGTCTATCGATTCTCAGCTCGGGGTGGACGCAATCCCCTGCTCGATACCTTTGATTGCCCTGACCCTTCCGTCGCGACTCCTAAGCGAGCCGAGACCACGACACCCTTGCAGTCGCTAGCACTTCTCAACAATCCCCTCCTTTTTTCCATTTCACAATCGATCGCCCATCCTCCCAACCTCTCGCCCGATACGCTCGATTCACCTGCTTCGGTGCAACGTGCGATCGATCGCGTCTATCGCAAAGTCCTTTTGCGTGATCCAGAACCGGAAGAGCGGGCAAACGCCTCCAACTTTGTGACGAAACATGGTCTGGTACCGTTGGTGCGAGTCCTTCTCAATAGCAATGAGTTTCTCTATGTCCGATGA
- a CDS encoding sialidase family protein, with translation MTRLISPLIALWTIACLVSQGFGAEPLLETVKVFPAGMEGVTLYRIPGMVVTPNGTVLAYVEARRNTKADWGEIEIHLRRSVDGGRTWLPSQNIAHRGKRIEGNPRKASGGEREQTVNNPVMIVDRETGAVEMLYCINYARCFSMRSLDDGATWSEPVEITATFEPFRNSYPWTVIATGPGHGVQLSSGRLVVPIWLAYGKDGAHAPSAAATIYSDDHGKSWQAGNMVFPNQGAFGNPNETTIAVRHAGDCLLVNRNVSKPNRKLVSRSPDGASRWSTPRFQPELWEPICMASVATYMHKPGVILYSAPRTLARDASGEEIGAGRGKRERLTIQWSEDDGESWPHSKLLVAGPSAYSDLAVLADGTILCLYEGDGDVELKRLNWEWLMTER, from the coding sequence ATGACTCGCCTCATTTCCCCTCTGATTGCGTTGTGGACCATCGCCTGTCTCGTGTCCCAAGGCTTTGGCGCCGAGCCGTTGTTGGAGACCGTGAAGGTCTTTCCGGCTGGCATGGAGGGCGTGACCCTCTATCGCATTCCAGGCATGGTCGTTACTCCGAACGGGACGGTGTTGGCGTATGTAGAAGCGCGGCGCAATACAAAAGCGGACTGGGGAGAGATCGAAATCCATTTGCGCCGTTCGGTCGATGGCGGTAGGACTTGGTTGCCATCGCAAAACATTGCGCATCGCGGGAAACGGATCGAGGGGAATCCGAGGAAAGCCTCTGGGGGAGAGCGAGAGCAAACGGTGAACAACCCCGTGATGATCGTCGATCGAGAGACCGGGGCAGTCGAAATGCTGTATTGCATCAACTATGCGAGATGTTTTTCGATGCGCAGTCTGGATGACGGAGCGACCTGGAGTGAGCCGGTCGAGATTACAGCCACATTCGAGCCGTTTCGAAACTCGTATCCTTGGACCGTGATCGCCACCGGCCCAGGTCATGGGGTCCAGCTCTCCTCAGGTCGACTTGTCGTTCCCATTTGGCTTGCCTATGGAAAGGACGGAGCGCACGCGCCGTCCGCGGCCGCGACCATTTACAGCGATGATCACGGGAAAAGTTGGCAAGCTGGGAACATGGTCTTTCCCAACCAAGGAGCGTTTGGGAATCCGAATGAAACAACGATCGCGGTACGCCATGCTGGCGATTGCTTGCTGGTGAATCGGAACGTTTCCAAACCGAACCGCAAACTGGTGTCCAGGAGCCCGGATGGCGCGAGCCGTTGGAGCACGCCTCGGTTTCAGCCAGAACTTTGGGAGCCAATCTGCATGGCGAGCGTCGCGACCTACATGCACAAGCCCGGGGTGATACTCTATTCGGCTCCCCGAACGCTCGCACGCGATGCTTCGGGAGAAGAGATCGGCGCGGGAAGAGGGAAGCGAGAAAGGCTGACGATCCAGTGGAGCGAAGACGACGGAGAGTCGTGGCCCCATTCCAAGCTGCTTGTTGCAGGCCCCTCCGCATACTCCGATCTCGCCGTGCTCGCCGACGGAACCATCCTTTGCCTCTACGAAGGTGACGGAGACGTAGAGCTCAAACGGCTGAACTGGGAGTGGTTGATGACCGAGCGCTAG
- a CDS encoding Gfo/Idh/MocA family protein — MTGWAIVGCGMIAKFHAKAIADMKGSRLVACHSRSPEKGAEFSKAFGGKSYTDLAAMLADPEVDVVTICTPSGAHLEPGIAAARAGKHVLVEKPLEITPARCDKLIAACEKEGVRLGTIFPSRFHRSAQLLKQAVDAGRFGSIALAAAYVKWYRTQQYYDSGQWRGTWKLDGGGALMNQAIHSVDLLLWLMGPVKSLHAMTALRAHERIEVEDAAVACLEFASGALGSVEATTAAYPGSLKRVEIAGSAGYATLEEEALIKWDFAKSLKVDAKVQEEMKSNTTGGGASDPAAIGHKAHQALFEDFLKSLKKGTPNLIDGVEGRKSVELIHAIYKSAKTCKRVTLARN, encoded by the coding sequence ATGACAGGATGGGCCATTGTTGGCTGTGGCATGATCGCTAAGTTTCATGCCAAAGCGATTGCGGATATGAAAGGCTCGCGCCTCGTCGCATGCCACAGCCGTTCTCCCGAAAAGGGGGCTGAATTCTCCAAAGCTTTTGGAGGCAAATCCTACACCGATCTAGCAGCCATGCTCGCCGACCCTGAAGTCGATGTGGTGACAATTTGCACTCCGAGCGGCGCTCACCTCGAACCGGGTATCGCGGCTGCCCGGGCCGGAAAACATGTCTTGGTGGAAAAGCCGCTCGAGATCACACCCGCTCGATGCGACAAGCTCATCGCGGCCTGCGAAAAGGAAGGCGTTCGGCTCGGAACCATTTTCCCATCCCGTTTCCACCGCTCCGCCCAACTGCTCAAACAAGCCGTCGATGCCGGGCGTTTCGGATCCATTGCCCTCGCTGCCGCGTATGTGAAGTGGTATCGAACCCAGCAGTATTACGATAGCGGCCAATGGCGAGGAACATGGAAACTCGATGGCGGCGGAGCGTTGATGAACCAAGCCATCCATAGCGTCGATTTGCTCCTCTGGCTCATGGGCCCCGTCAAGTCGCTTCACGCCATGACCGCCCTCCGCGCTCACGAACGCATTGAAGTCGAAGACGCCGCCGTCGCCTGCCTCGAATTTGCATCCGGCGCTCTCGGGTCGGTGGAAGCGACGACGGCAGCTTACCCCGGTTCGCTCAAGCGGGTGGAGATCGCCGGCTCCGCCGGCTACGCCACCCTCGAGGAAGAGGCGCTTATCAAATGGGATTTCGCGAAGAGCTTGAAGGTCGACGCGAAGGTCCAGGAAGAGATGAAATCGAATACCACCGGTGGCGGCGCTTCGGATCCCGCTGCTATCGGACACAAAGCTCACCAAGCCCTGTTCGAAGACTTCCTCAAATCTCTCAAAAAAGGGACCCCCAATTTGATCGATGGGGTCGAAGGGCGGAAGAGCGTCGAACTGATCCACGCGATCTACAAATCGGCTAAAACGTGCAAGAGAGTCACACTCGCGCGCAATTGA